A DNA window from Solirubrobacterales bacterium contains the following coding sequences:
- a CDS encoding glycosyltransferase family 39 protein gives MKANFAEWRSDAGAWLRERGLEIWIITGIWAILTVIIYLLATGHESPRRYQDEFLFWALAKNWAGGDGLTWRGTGLQMRSALYPILLAPAFWFANSVPGQYTGVHLISSMMIVATIFPAYLMGRLYMDRWRALVVALLVVSVPAMNYAGVIGTENLGYLLFTAACGGILLSLARPRPRNTLLAFALVLAAMLSRTQFIVLLPIFTGTLLMAAVMGPPGNRVDYLKERRSVWTTLVALAALGGLFILVQGKGAFGLYGGVFEGIPLEFSALWFWVKAFTADVYLLSAIVPVIATLAMFGRAENRRDPLIGALLALAVIASIVFIAQISWFSATNPYQWRARHIFYERYMFYLGPIFFLGFLASWKRVSWTSALVSVAVATAIISGFQTDAVLVPFSYDSFGLTTIASWMANNPASAPKIGMLLARLTFLLGVVYVLSTIDHKLVRKILYCVLVAVTFVWLIQAQAKTWQDARKYSAQAFELVPKPANFIDQNTDEEVGMIITSTDDPLSYFTTEFWNNRVVRAFATDAKPIVSPIMYSPKCKFDWTRTGEILGTGCDLVPNAWYLRSDTVAMHLKDETKRVNPSPAWPTMTLMVGGAPPRMLSLIDGRNVRSGIVSGALNTRTFLDKPGKLRFKIRGSESTAVLRTPSGKSVVVQPGKSGELTMDLSANETYSTFTVKTPGGIQSEVFLDDLSVQEPDGKWQSIL, from the coding sequence TCACGAGTCTCCGCGTAGGTACCAGGACGAATTCCTCTTCTGGGCGCTGGCAAAGAACTGGGCTGGCGGCGACGGCTTGACCTGGCGTGGCACAGGTCTGCAGATGCGCAGTGCGCTCTATCCGATTCTTCTCGCGCCCGCTTTCTGGTTCGCCAACTCCGTACCTGGTCAGTACACCGGGGTGCATCTGATCAGCTCAATGATGATCGTCGCCACGATTTTCCCGGCGTATCTGATGGGTCGCCTGTACATGGACCGCTGGCGCGCGCTGGTTGTGGCGCTGCTGGTCGTTTCCGTTCCGGCGATGAACTACGCCGGGGTCATCGGAACCGAGAACCTCGGCTATCTGCTCTTCACAGCGGCCTGCGGCGGGATCCTGCTTTCGCTGGCTCGTCCGAGACCGAGAAATACGCTGCTCGCCTTCGCGCTGGTGCTCGCCGCGATGCTGTCTCGAACGCAGTTCATCGTTCTGTTGCCGATCTTCACTGGCACGTTGCTCATGGCCGCCGTAATGGGCCCCCCGGGCAATCGCGTGGACTACCTGAAAGAGCGGCGCTCGGTCTGGACGACGCTGGTAGCGCTGGCTGCGCTCGGCGGGCTGTTCATATTGGTGCAGGGAAAGGGCGCCTTCGGTCTCTACGGCGGAGTGTTCGAAGGCATCCCTCTCGAGTTCTCCGCGTTGTGGTTCTGGGTGAAGGCATTCACCGCGGATGTCTACCTGCTCAGCGCGATAGTCCCCGTGATCGCGACGCTTGCGATGTTTGGCCGCGCCGAAAACCGACGCGATCCCTTGATCGGCGCGCTGCTCGCTCTGGCGGTGATCGCCTCGATCGTCTTCATCGCGCAGATCTCCTGGTTCTCGGCCACCAATCCGTACCAGTGGCGCGCGCGGCACATTTTTTACGAGCGCTACATGTTCTACCTCGGCCCGATCTTTTTCCTCGGATTCCTGGCCTCTTGGAAACGGGTGTCCTGGACTTCGGCGCTCGTCTCAGTTGCGGTCGCGACGGCGATCATCAGCGGCTTCCAGACCGATGCCGTGCTCGTGCCGTTCTCATACGACTCTTTCGGTCTGACCACGATCGCGAGCTGGATGGCCAATAACCCGGCCTCCGCGCCAAAGATCGGGATGTTGTTGGCTCGGCTGACGTTCCTGCTGGGCGTGGTCTACGTGCTCTCAACGATCGACCACAAGCTGGTGCGAAAAATCCTCTATTGCGTGTTGGTCGCCGTAACATTCGTCTGGTTGATTCAGGCTCAGGCCAAGACTTGGCAGGACGCCCGCAAGTATTCAGCGCAGGCATTCGAGCTGGTCCCCAAGCCTGCAAACTTCATCGACCAGAACACCGATGAGGAGGTCGGCATGATCATCACATCCACCGATGACCCGCTGTCCTACTTCACGACAGAGTTCTGGAACAACCGCGTCGTGCGGGCGTTTGCGACCGATGCCAAGCCGATCGTTTCCCCGATCATGTATTCGCCCAAATGCAAGTTCGACTGGACGAGGACCGGCGAGATCCTTGGCACGGGTTGTGACCTGGTGCCAAACGCCTGGTACCTGCGCAGCGACACCGTCGCGATGCACCTGAAGGACGAAACAAAGCGCGTGAATCCGTCGCCCGCCTGGCCGACGATGACGCTGATGGTTGGCGGGGCCCCGCCGAGAATGCTCTCGTTGATAGATGGTCGCAACGTGCGTTCGGGCATAGTCTCGGGCGCGCTGAACACGCGGACCTTCCTCGACAAGCCGGGCAAGCTCCGCTTCAAGATTCGCGGCTCCGAGTCCACGGCCGTCCTGCGGACGCCAAGCGGCAAGTCCGTGGTCGTCCAGCCCGGCAAGAGCGGCGAGCTGACGATGGACTTGTCAGCCAACGAAACGTATTCGACATTCACGGTCAAAACGCCCGGCGGCATACAAAGTGAAGTCTTTCTGGACGACCTGAGCGTGCAGGAGCCTGACGGCAAATGGCAGTCCATTCTCTGA
- a CDS encoding dienelactone hydrolase family protein has translation MAGEMVEFASNGGTAEGYLAIPETPNGKALVVIQEWWGLVDEIKGIADRYAEAGYYALVPDHFHGDSTDQPDEAQQQMMAMNVPEVEKELIGAVDFVASKAGAETVGATGYCIGGALCLFAAALNPKVAASSSFYYVFPHGKPDWSKIEGPVKMHFGTEDDFMSVSDIEALTAEMKEAGVDVVTEMYEGAAHAFCNTANRLGTYNEEYAELAFSRNLEFFDKNLG, from the coding sequence ATGGCTGGAGAGATGGTCGAGTTCGCATCCAACGGGGGCACTGCCGAGGGCTACCTCGCAATCCCGGAAACGCCCAACGGCAAAGCGCTGGTCGTGATCCAGGAATGGTGGGGCCTGGTTGACGAAATCAAGGGCATCGCTGATCGCTACGCCGAAGCTGGCTACTACGCGCTCGTGCCCGACCACTTTCACGGCGACTCGACAGATCAGCCCGACGAGGCCCAGCAGCAGATGATGGCGATGAACGTTCCCGAGGTCGAGAAGGAACTGATCGGCGCCGTTGACTTCGTCGCATCAAAGGCCGGCGCCGAGACCGTTGGCGCAACCGGCTACTGCATCGGTGGTGCGCTCTGCCTGTTCGCCGCCGCGCTCAATCCGAAGGTCGCCGCAAGCTCGAGCTTCTATTACGTCTTCCCGCACGGAAAGCCTGATTGGAGCAAGATCGAGGGGCCGGTGAAGATGCACTTCGGCACCGAGGACGACTTCATGTCTGTTAGCGACATCGAGGCTTTGACTGCCGAGATGAAAGAAGCCGGCGTTGACGTTGTCACCGAGATGTACGAAGGCGCCGCCCACGCGTTCTGCAATACCGCCAATCGCCTCGGCACCTACAACGAGGAGTACGCCGAGCTTGCGTTCTCGCGCAACCTCGAATTCTTCGACAAAAATCTCGGCTGA
- a CDS encoding enoyl-CoA hydratase/isomerase family protein, with the protein MSDVILTEVNAATHVATLTLNKPEKFNAFDAELVDEWADALDRVAADKSVHAIVITGAGKAFCAGGELATLAAESGPLAKKEFLRDHVHRVQRSLQRVPQPVIAMINGAAMGAGLDMALLCDLRIAANEARIGEAYVNLGLVPGDGGAWLLTHLVGPARALELLLTGKVINGEQAAEWGLVNQSVPREKLSEVTYALAEKLAAGPQLAQRLIKRAVYTAESMPRDTHYDMVSSYMALAQSHDDFKGAIEAAQAGEKPVFESGDPRP; encoded by the coding sequence ATGTCCGACGTGATCCTCACCGAGGTCAACGCAGCGACCCACGTCGCCACGCTGACGCTGAACAAGCCCGAAAAGTTCAATGCCTTCGATGCTGAGTTGGTGGACGAGTGGGCCGACGCGCTCGACCGCGTAGCGGCCGACAAGTCCGTACACGCAATCGTCATCACCGGCGCCGGCAAGGCCTTCTGCGCCGGCGGCGAGCTCGCGACGCTGGCAGCTGAATCGGGACCGCTCGCCAAGAAAGAGTTTTTGCGCGACCACGTTCACCGTGTCCAACGCTCACTCCAACGCGTGCCGCAACCGGTGATCGCGATGATCAATGGCGCGGCGATGGGGGCGGGCCTTGACATGGCGCTGCTGTGCGACCTGCGGATCGCCGCCAACGAGGCGAGGATCGGCGAGGCGTACGTGAACCTCGGGCTTGTTCCGGGCGACGGCGGCGCGTGGCTGCTCACTCACCTGGTCGGACCGGCCCGAGCGCTGGAGCTTCTGTTGACCGGCAAAGTGATCAACGGCGAGCAGGCGGCCGAGTGGGGGCTGGTCAACCAGTCCGTCCCGCGTGAAAAGCTTTCCGAAGTTACTTATGCGCTCGCCGAGAAGCTTGCGGCTGGCCCGCAGTTGGCGCAGCGCCTGATCAAGCGAGCCGTCTACACAGCGGAGTCGATGCCGCGCGACACGCATTACGACATGGTTTCTTCCTACATGGCTTTGGCCCAGTCGCACGACGACTTCAAGGGTGCAATAGAGGCAGCGCAGGCTGGCGAGAAGCCGGTCTTTGAATCTGGGGACCCACGCCCGTAG